Proteins co-encoded in one Arachis hypogaea cultivar Tifrunner chromosome 11, arahy.Tifrunner.gnm2.J5K5, whole genome shotgun sequence genomic window:
- the LOC112722277 gene encoding F-box protein PP2-A12, giving the protein MGISFSSSHSSPPSPSPTCGMDELPESCVALIMEYLDPPQICKLATLTRTFRAASSADFVWESKLPSNYHVLVRQIFNGLPTDFENGKRGIYSALCRTNTFDGGTKKLWLDKNIGKLCMCIAAKGLSITGISDRRYWNYIPTEESRFSTVAFLQQIWWFEVDGEVEFPFPAGTYSLFFRLHLGQPSKRFGRRVCNTEHVHGWDVKPVRFQLCTSDGQFVTSQCFLREPGKWSFYHGGNFVVEDGNTSTKIKFSMTQIDCTHTKGGLCVDSVLVYPSEVRKVKSFLSCS; this is encoded by the exons ATGGGAATCAGCTTCTCTTCCTCTCACTCGTCACCACCGTCACCGTCACCGACGTGCGGCATGGATGAGTTGCCGGAGAGCTGCGTGGCGCTGATCATGGAGTACCTGGACCCTCCCCAGATTTGCAAGCTCGCCACCTTGACCCGCACTTTCAGGGCTGCCTCCTCCGCCGATTTCGTTTGGGAATCCAAGCTTCCTTCCAATTACCACGTTCTTGTTCGCCAAATCTTCAATGGTTTACCCACCGATTTCGAAAATGGAAAGAGAGGCATCTACTCTGCACTCTGCAGAACCAATACCTTCGATGGAGGCACCAAG AAACTTTGGCTGGACAAGAACATAGGGAAGCTTTGTATGTGTATAGCAGCTAAAGGACTGTCAATAACGGGTATCAGTGACCGAAGATATTGGAATTATATACCAACTGAAGAATCTAG ATTCAGTACCGTCGCATTCCTTCAGCAAATCTGGTGGTTTGAAGTGGACGGAGAAGTGGAGTTCCCATTCCCAGCCGGAACATACAGCTTGTTCTTCAGACTACATCTAGGGCAACCCTCCAAGAGATTTGGCCGACGGGTCTGCAACACTGAACATGTTCATGGTTGGGATGTAAAGCCTGTAAGGTTCCAGCTATGTACTTCGGATGGCCAGTTTGTTACATCCCAGTGTTTTCTGAGAGAACCTGGCAAATGGAGCTTCTACCATGGTGGCAATTTTGTTGTGGAGGATGGAAATAcatcaacaaaaattaaattctcCATGACTCAAATTGATTGCACACACACCAAAGGGGGGCTATGTGTAGATTCTGTGCTGGTGTATCCAAGTGAAGTCAGAAAGGTTAAATCGTTTTTAAGCTGCTCTTAA